TTACATGCAAAGACGCACATCGGTTGTAAACTGCCCGCTCATTTGAACCATGGTTTTTGGGTGTTCCGTGAAGAAAAGCGTGGACGAGTTGAATTTTGGCAGGGGAATCCCTGAAAAAGGGGAGAATCCGGTACGAATGCAGAACGAAACCGTAATTCTCCCCTAAATGGAAAAATCTGCCCAGCCAGGAAACCCCAATCTTTGACAACAGAGTCATAGTAAACGCTGAAAGCATGATAACCCTTACTGAGCAACCCAAAATTACACCAGGATAGGAAGAGGGACAAGGGTAGTTGCATAGGCGGGTCGGTGAAAAGATAAGTGGGAAATAATTGGTAAAAAGGGACTGCTGTGTACCAATCATTCCATAGGGGCATGACCCGCTATAGCTTAAGTCCCATAAAATGCATAAAGGTCTCTACACACTCGTCTATTTGACGCTGGTACTCCTTGATATCCGCTTGCAGATCAAAAGGATTGATATTCCCCAAAGGAGGCTTCAGATATGGGGTGAGGGACTCGTTATGCTCTAGTATGACCCAGGCTGGATTTATCCGTTTGGTGTCGTACAAAAAGTTTAAAAAGTGGTACAGTTTTTTTGAAGTGATGCCATCCAGTGTCTCCAGCCTGGCCATTGTATTTTGGGTGAATTTCCCCACATCATCCAAGAGTTGCTTACCGCTTAGATATCCATTGATCATTTCGACAAATTCTTCCTGGGTTTTGATGTATACCTCGGTACGTAATCGCCTGACCCGTTGGCCTATAATATTTGGGCATTCTTTCATATCAGAGATCAATAGTTTGGATTTTGGCAGGAAGAATCCGGCATACTTGCACTATTGCATGATACCGGGATTCTCCCATATGTCAAAATCATACCGGCTTAGGGAACCCACTGCGTGGGAACGGAATAATTCTAAGCTAAGAAATACTGACCCTAAACCGGTAACCCGAAACTATGCAAGGGTAAGGAGAGAGGCAAAGGCCGATGCATAAGCGGTTTGTTAAAAAGATAAGTGTGAGTAATTTCCTATGGAAAGCAGGTCTTAGGAAGAAGAGGGTCCATGCACCATCGGTCCTTCCACGGTGCATGGACCCTCTTCTAACCTAAAACCAACCATAGCACCAGCTTAGGGATTTCAATCTGAGATTGTAGAACCATCTTAAACTAATATGAAACACTAAACTTAAATAGAATGGTATTCCCTAAGCTGTATGGCCCAAAACTAAATGGGAATTAAAGAATGGGCAAAAACGAATGCATAAGTGGTTTATAGAAAAAATAAGTGTAGTATAAATATGTATAGAAAAAGTCATTAGAACGATATGCTAATATAAATTGAAATCGCAGGCATTACCTTAGAAAAGGTAACATGGGCAGAACTTCCAAAACGGCGCTAAGTTTGTAGGTGGGAAAGCAGCAAGGAACTTGGTTCAATAGGTTCAAATATGGAGTTATCATCCCATAAATACCTCAATGACCTCATATTCCCCTTTTTGATCCCCAAATAAAAACATGGAGCCTATTGGTAAAATGAAAATTATACGTTTTACATATTTCCACAAGCCAATTGTTTTTTTCTGACAGTTCATCCATGGATGTTCCTTCGGACATCAAATAAATGCTATTCGGATCAATCCCATGGGTAGTCATAAGTGCTAGGATTTCTTCAATATCGCCCTTGTCGGAGACTACAAATTTAAAGTTTGCCTTAGGACTTTTACTAAAAAAACCCAGTGGCTCCGGTTTAATTCTTAGGGATTCCGTGATACAGGAGTTTTTAAGTTTTGGGGAAACGTTGTATTGATCGATCAGTGCGTCAGCTTCCCTAGTGGGCATAATTGTCCCGTTTGTTTCCACTTCAAAATGATAATCCATTGACTTCTCCCTCAAAACCTGCATCACTTTCACAAGACCAAATTGCTGGATCAAAGGTTCTCCACCGGTTAGGACAATACTGTTACAGTTGAACCCTAAAACAATGGAAACAATTTCAGAAGTATCCAATTCTATAATTTGGTTTTCTTTGCTAAATTTTGAATAGCCCTCCTTGCTGTCACTTTTATGTTTAAAATTGGTATTCTTCCAATTCCAGGTGTAATCGGTATCACACCAAATACAATGAAGATTGCACAAACTGGTTCTAATGAATATGGAGGGCCTACCAATCGATTTTCCCTCTCCCTGCAGGGAATGGAATATTTCCGGTATACCGTTGTTCTTTGAGATTTTCACTTATAAGCGCTTTGGCATGGGAAACGGTTTCCTTGGTATTATCGCTGTATTTTGCCAAACGAAAACGGTCCCAAACCGTAGGATCAAAAATCCGTTTATTGGGAAAGTACGGTCCACTGGTCCTAACTTTTTATTCCACCCATTGACCCCATTTGGGGTAAGCAAGAACGTGGCCAACATATGAGTATTACCGTTTGCTGCAAATTTCTTCAAAACGGTAGTTCCTTATTCGAATTTTCTTCGTTTACTGTTTTCTAAAAGGGCCCTTCGAACTATTTCGGCTTTTTCCTCACTAATGTTCGTCAAAACAATTGTTTTTTTCTCGAATGCATCTTTGATGAGCACATCTACGTCTTCTTGAATCAAGTATTCATTGTCCCTCAAATTTTCGAGAATGCTGGAGTAGCCGTCCGAACAGAAATCTTTATTTGACATTGTTCACTGTTGTTGATTGAATCCTAGGCTATCGTTTGCAAATCCATTCCATCCAACCTTGATGTATACTTCATTTTAGGAGGGTTTTAGTAAATGTCATTGCAATGTTCCAAGCAACGGATCAGTTGACTGAATTTTTCTTTTTGTCCATGGCTTCGCAGCCTACATATGCATGTAATCCTGGAAAATGCTTCCTATTGAATGTGGTACATAGCGGTGTTGCCTTTGCAGGTTTATTGAACTTTTCAGGCAATGCACAAGCTTCAGTGGGAAAGGGGATACTATCTGTACAATCCATTTGTGCCTGCGATACCCAATACGTCCCATAGTGTTCGGCAAACTCCCGTCCATCCGGAACACCATAGGAATATTCTGTGGTAATTCCCTGTCCAAAAGTCCATTGCTGCGAATGACCTGCCAAGGAAAAAAATGATATGATAATTAAAAAAAGGTGTTTCATAAGCATTAAAATGTTAAGAACAAACTACGTTTAACTAAAAACCAGTACTGGGTTGATCCTTTAAAAAGCACGATCAGGGACAATGGCAGAACGATATCATACTATCCCCCCCTAAACGAAAACTGGTCAAACCAAGTAATCCCAATCTGTGATACAAAATCATATACTATGTTAAAGATGTGCTAACCCAGAAACGGGACAGCCTAAAAATACGTCAGGGTCGGAAGAGCTACAAAGACTGCTTCATAAATGGACCCTTGAAAAGAACAAATGGGCCGTTGAGCATATAAGTGTAAAGTGATTCGGGGCAGAAAACGTTGGAAATTGGAAAAAGGAGGATTCCAATCCCAGTAATCGCTAAAAAAGAATCCTCCCAACCAAATTATAACCTTAATTCAGCCAAGGGACCCAACAGCCCTTGTTACATTGTAATTTAAATTAAATAGGTGCCCTTGGCCTGAATAATTCGAAAATTATACAAAGACCAGAAGGGTAACAAAAGCCAATGCACAAGTGTGTTTTCTGGGCAATAAGTGTGTGGTAATTTTAATTCCAGGAAAGTCCTTTAAAATGGGGAGGATTCTAACCATTCCTGTGAAAAAATGAATCCTCCCCCGTAAACACCTAATTCAAATCCTTAATAAAAGGAACCTCAGATTGCCTTGGTACGATGAACTTGAATTGGACAGGCAGTCCGAAGAATTTGAAAGTGTGAAACTAATTAACGGTTGCAAAGGGAGCAAGAAGGGATGCATAAGTGTTGCGCTGAAAAAATAAGTGTGGGGTTGCTGCCAATTGGTGAAAATCCCTTATGGAAAAAGGACGTTGCCAGACCGGAAATGTGAAAAGGATACCATCCACAATCTTCCAAAATCAAACCCGATAAAATCAAAAGCCGCAACCTTGATCGGACCGGCTCAAATGCACTGGGGGACGTCCTTAAAACAGTTCCTATCTTAGGAACGACTACCAACCTTTCCAATGCCAATCAATCTTCGATAGTGGACCTGCCGCCAAACTCCCAGAAGATAACCCTATACAGGAATCTTTGAACAGATTAACTGGGCAAAAAGAATTAAAATGGCCAGGTCAACATGAATGTGATGCCCATGATTACCCCACTTATTTCCAACTATGTCCATTTATTACAGTTCAGTTTTTTATGGCCCTGGATTTGCCCATGTTTAGGGAATCAAATCCTTGAGTGATCAAGGGCAATGGTCATGTGGGTTTCTAAAAAGAAAGAAAAATTGACCGTGGAATACAAGGGCAACTTATAGGGGCCAACTTCAATGTCAGGGCTAAAATGGACCTTTCGCTTCCTATAATTCCCTGGGACGGAAAGCACCACGGCTGGAACTGTTACAGATGCAAAAAAGGGGAAAACGGGTTTTATTGATATAGCGCATTATCCAGTATAACATGCTTTGCTTCCATAACCCCAAGTGATAACTGAAAACTATGAATACGCGGACTTCAAACGTGATGACCATACTATTGATCTGTTCAAGTTTGACGTTCCTTTTTGCACAGGACCGTGAATTAAAGCTGAAGTCTTTCAGTATAGGTGCAGGTTTTATGGGGTCATCATCAGAAACCTCCATAGGGGGATTTACGGTAAGTTTGGATTTGTCCATGATGCTGGACCAACATGTTTTTTCGCTCTATTTGAGTGATGGCTCGGAATTGGATTTGGTTGATGCAGAAGAAAAGTATACGGAATTAAACCTAACCTATGGTAGGCAATTAGGCTTAAATGCATGGCTAAAATTGGAATGGCATGCAGGACTGGGACATTTTAGGTATTCTTATAAAAGCAATTTAACGGATTTTGTTTCGAATAATGAATCGACCATTGGCGTTCCCTTAAGGGCAAAACTGATTTTTTACACGGGAAGGCATATTGGAATTGGAATAAATTCCAATATGAATTTGAATGCTTTGGTAAATACCTATTCCGGGAATATCTGCTTGCAATATGAATTTTAGTACACATATAATGATGACCACGCATAATTGCACGGTCCGTCCTGCTTTTCAAAACCCCTGTGAATTTGCGGTCGGGAACAAACGTTCGGGATTTGGTGCCAGTTGGCGCAACCGCCCACGCCCGATAGTGGTATCGTTACAACGGAGCAATAAAACGATGACAAACTACATCGATTTGCCACCATTTTTGGTGCATGACCAAATCTTTGATATCCCCTATAAGTTGTGGCCTAAACGGCAGTAGGCGTAAACCATCCTGGTACAGATGATAAATTTGGAAAACTTGGCATTGCAAAAACTCAACAAGGGCGACCTGAAGACCTTGGTGGGTTGGGCAAAAAACGAGGGATGGAATCCCGGGAAAAATGATTTCGATGTGTTTTGGAAAACCGACCCGGATGGATATTACGGATACTTCCTTGAGAATAAATTAATTGCTGGAGGGGCAGTGGTTTCGTATAATCGGGAGTTTGGATTTATGGGATTGTTCATTGTCCATCCCAAATTCCGAGGTCTGGGAATTGGAAGAAAACTGTGGTACTTAAGAAGGGACCTTCTCAAGGGAAGACTCAAGAATGGCGCAACCATAGGTATGGATGGTGTGGTGGAAATGCAATCTTTTTATGAAAAAGGGGGCTTCAACATCGCCTTTAGGGATGAAAGATATGAATGTATGGGCCAAAAGATGGCCGTTGATAGTGCCATATCCCCGATTGAAACCAAGGATTTTGAAAAATTGGTCGATTATGATACGGAATGCTTTGGCTATGGAAGGAGGGAATTTTTAAAGAACTGGTTGGTGATTCCCGATAGCAAGTCCTTTAAATTTTCAAGAACGAATGAAATCAAGGGGTATGCGGTGATTCGGGAGGTCAATTCCGGATGTAAAATAGGACCCTTGTTTGCAGATAATGATAGCATTGCTGAAGAATTATATAAAGCGTGTTTAAACTCGGCTCGGGGAAAACCGGTGTACCTTGATATTCCGGTACCGAATGGGGGAGCAGTTGGCTTGGTGAACAAATACAAGGCCAATTATGTTTTTGAATGCGCTAGAATGTATTACGGGGAATTCCCGGAAATACGAATGGATAAGGTCTATGGCATTACAACCTTTGAACTGGGATAGCGCAGGTCGTACCGCGAAATTTCAGAAAATGGTCATCAGTTTCAATAGCCATGGACAACCATTCCAGGATAGTTTACTTAATTAGGATTTGGTCCTTTGGCCCAATCCCCAAAAATAGAAAACAATGCATGCAATTTTTACCTCCGCTGCCAAGATAGGGCTGGTTCTTTTCTTTTTTTTAGGATTCCGGTCCCATGCACAAAATGTGCAATGGATGACCTGGCAGGAAGCCGTAACATTGGCCCAGACAGAGGCCCTGCCCAAAAAAACGTTCGTAGACGTGTACACGGATTGGTGCGGTTGGTGCAAAAAAATGGACAAGGATACCTTTCAAAACCCTGAGGTGGTGGCCTATATGCAGGAGCATTTTTATATGGTAAAGCTTGATGCCGAGGGGAAGGACCCCATAGAATTTCAAGGAAAGACGTTTACCTATGTCCCTTCGGGAAGAAAAGGCTACCATGAGTTGGCCGCTACCCTCTTAAGGGGTGAAATGAGCTATCCTACCGTAGTTTTCCTCGATGAGGAACTGAATGTGCTTTCCCCTGTTCCCGGATATAAAAAGGTAGGGCCCTTTCTACAGCTTGCACGTTATTTTGGGGATAATATCTACAAGGAAAAGGATTGGAACTCCTATGTCTCTGGCAAATAGCACCTGAACCCCAGTTCAATATATTGGAAACGGAAGACCAATGGTCATAAACTATTCCAGTCCTATAAGGATTCCCCGGGGTGCTGCCTCGGGTGTTACCTACAGTTGGTCAAACCAAACGGGAACCAAGAGTCAAGATAAAGCAAGTTCTATTTTTTGTGTGACCTGGTCGTCGAGAAGTCCATTGAGATGTTAGGTAGGGCCTGTTGAAACACCCCTGTGCTACCATTAAGAACAATTTTTACTTTCTAAATTTTCTTCGAGGCCTTGAAAATTCTACACGAAAATTGGAGGCTATGCTGCAGGGAAAGGCTATCCTAGTTGTAACGTATCCAATCGGCCTTTTTTCAGCTTCGATGGAAATCAAGACGTTTTCACTTTGGTTGAGGGAAGGCATCCAAAAAGCATTGCACAGTGTGCAAGCGGTCTGGATGCCGCGGCCGTGGAAAATCCGTAGATTTCGAGAAGCGGAAAATCAGCCTAGCGTTTTTTTGTCCTTTTTTGGGCGATGCAAAAAAGGACAGTTCACAAAGCGTTTCCCTTTTAACGCCAGTGATTAGGGGGTTGAAGTGAAGGGGAGATGCCTATGGTAACCCATCTTAAAACCTAGTGGATTTTTCAATCATTGTTTTACTCCTTTGAACCGATAAGCCGTCATTCCTGTGTATCAGCCTGATCGCTTCGAGTGGACAAGGAATCGAAAGGCGGACAGGAGTCCATTGGCACAGGAAATAAGGTGGGATTCCGTATCAAGTGGGGGATGGCAGAAAAGGTCACTCGATTCTACTTCAAGAACCACCTCCACCATATTGTCATTTCGACCAAGGGGAGAAATCCAAATTTAAATGGATTAATCAAACGGCACGTTTCGCACCCCATCTCAAAATGATGGTAACTGCGCTCGGATGGGCAATCTTCAGTCAGATGGGCCTTGCAAACAACCAAATCAGGGGCAAAATTGTCGGACAACACCCCCTATCGACCCCTGTTTTTGGATGCCGCCTATGGATAAATTGATCAGGATCTCCCACTTATTTCCAAATAGCCACGATTGTTACGCTGGCAAGTGGCGCTTGTTACATTGCTGTTAAAGTGTTGGCCCCAAGGGGATACCTTTACTTTAAAAGTGTCATGTGCGTTTAAAGGGAAAATTCCCACTTGGGGCCTTTTTGCCCACCAAACCTTGATGACACTTCCGGTCCAAAAAAACAACGGGTTCGGCCGGTTAGATGATTTGGAAAAGATTGGATTATAAGGGACCGATTGTTTTGGAAGCATATAGAAAAACAAGATGCGGTAGGTTGCATGGGGCCGGGTGTCTGGAAATTCCGGTACACGTTTCGCCTTGGTTGCGCCCATCTTTGGGATCCGATGCCAAGAGTGATGCCATTGCCCTTAAAACGGGGTTATGGACGCTCCCCTTCCTTCCGGCAATACCAACTGATTTAAGGACGATTTTTTTGTATAAATACCTTGATATATTATGAGAACAGATTACTTTATGGGCCTAAAGGGGCTGCTACTTAGCTTTTTCATGGGCCTAGCAATGACCACCGGCCTGTTTGCCCAAAGCGAATTTATCACCACTTGGGACACGACCAATCCTGGTACGTCCAATAGTAACTCCATCACCATTCCTTTGACGGGGACCTACGATGTGGATTTGGGTGCCGATGGCACTTATGAACCAACCCTGCAAAACAGTACA
The sequence above is a segment of the Muricauda sp. SCSIO 64092 genome. Coding sequences within it:
- a CDS encoding 7-carboxy-7-deazaguanine synthase QueE, producing the protein MKISKNNGIPEIFHSLQGEGKSIGRPSIFIRTSLCNLHCIWCDTDYTWNWKNTNFKHKSDSKEGYSKFSKENQIIELDTSEIVSIVLGFNCNSIVLTGGEPLIQQFGLVKVMQVLREKSMDYHFEVETNGTIMPTREADALIDQYNVSPKLKNSCITESLRIKPEPLGFFSKSPKANFKFVVSDKGDIEEILALMTTHGIDPNSIYLMSEGTSMDELSEKNNWLVEICKTYNFHFTNRLHVFIWGSKRGI
- a CDS encoding GNAT family N-acetyltransferase, producing MINLENLALQKLNKGDLKTLVGWAKNEGWNPGKNDFDVFWKTDPDGYYGYFLENKLIAGGAVVSYNREFGFMGLFIVHPKFRGLGIGRKLWYLRRDLLKGRLKNGATIGMDGVVEMQSFYEKGGFNIAFRDERYECMGQKMAVDSAISPIETKDFEKLVDYDTECFGYGRREFLKNWLVIPDSKSFKFSRTNEIKGYAVIREVNSGCKIGPLFADNDSIAEELYKACLNSARGKPVYLDIPVPNGGAVGLVNKYKANYVFECARMYYGEFPEIRMDKVYGITTFELG
- a CDS encoding thioredoxin family protein; protein product: MHAIFTSAAKIGLVLFFFLGFRSHAQNVQWMTWQEAVTLAQTEALPKKTFVDVYTDWCGWCKKMDKDTFQNPEVVAYMQEHFYMVKLDAEGKDPIEFQGKTFTYVPSGRKGYHELAATLLRGEMSYPTVVFLDEELNVLSPVPGYKKVGPFLQLARYFGDNIYKEKDWNSYVSGK